In Homo sapiens chromosome 8, GRCh38.p14 Primary Assembly, the genomic window CCAGGTGACTGTTTGCCTCAAATCATTAATTTGATTGGCCAACTTCTGATCAATTTTTGCCTGAGAATTCCATAATCTGGTGGAATTTTTCTGCCAGGCATTAACATAATGAGCAGTTTGAATGGAAGAATGCAAGGCAACACCTGCCACAGCCGCGGTGGTGGTGACAGCAATCAAGCCCATAATCACagcaattaaagtaaaaataaatcttattgtACGATTAAGAATCCCTTTTAAAACTCCAGTTATTACATGAATAGAGGGAAAAGTCTCCCAAGGCCTATTAAGAGTAACTGGAATCCAAACGCCCTCTCGTGCTCGGACCAGCAAAATGCTATTCCTCATATCAAAAGTAGAATGAATACAAGTAAACAGATGGCAATTGTCACAAGTAATGGTTTGAGAGTCAGGTAAAATGATAAGTTTTCCAACAACTAACATGTAAGGAGGTTTAACACAACTTTGAAGAGAAATAGACTGATTAGACTGAAGAAGCATGGTAAACAGTAGCTTATTACCTCTTGTTCCCCATGATGCTTCCCCTTTCCACACTCTCATTCCGGAGGTAGCCATAAGCAACTTCCACAATTCTGGATGTTCCAGACCCATGACTGGACTAATTATCTTTGGCCAGGGAGGAGCAGTACCTTTATCT contains:
- the LOC124901892 gene encoding endogenous retrovirus group K member 25 Env polyprotein-like produces the protein MSFQPIMTVKTYGDGYFRSNLKVKNYKSQGLACPKRNPKWSEKLEILAWDNCVADGAVVLQKDSYGIIIDWAPKGSFARNCTGQNAGCAEDSFMIDYRESPNNPPTLVRRLESLYPLKWEDKGTAPPWPKIISPVMGLEHPELWKLLMATSGMRVWKGEASWGTRGNKLLFTMLLQSNQSISLQSCVKPPYMLVVGKLIILPDSQTITCDNCHLFTCIHSTFDMRNSILLVRAREGVWIPVTLNRPWETFPSIHVITGVLKGILNRTIRFIFTLIAVIMGLIAVTTTAAVAGVALHSSIQTAHYVNAWQKNSTRLWNSQAKIDQKLANQINDLRQTVTWIRDRFMHLEHRMQMQCDWNTSAFCITPYSYNVTEHQWEKV